From Camelina sativa cultivar DH55 chromosome 5, Cs, whole genome shotgun sequence:
GAACGAAGCCTGTCACAGCGCGTTCAATGAATTGAAAAGCTACTTATCGACTCCCTGATCTTAGCTAACCCGAAGCTCGGTGAAAACCTATTTCTTTACATCGCGGTCTCCGAGTCGACAGTCAGCGGAGTACTCGTTAAAGACGATCGAGGAGAGCAACGACCCATCTATTATGTAAGCAAATCCCTTGATGATGCGGAAACCCGCTACCCAACAGTCGAAAAAGTTGCCCTGACAGTCGTCACATATGCAAGAAAGCTCTGACCCTATTTTCAGTCGCACACCATTGCCGTCCTGTCTAACCAGCCCATACGATCTATACTGCACAGTCCGAACTAGTCCGGTTGACTAACGAAGTGGGCAATCGAGCTCAGCGAGTATGACATTGAGTATCGTACTCGTCCAGCCGCCAAGTCATAAGTACTGgccatttttttaattgaattacCGTTGAACGAAGCCGAGCCAACACCCACCGATCCATTGGACGACCGATGGACCCGACACGTGGACGGTGCATCCTCCAATCTCGGATCTGGAGTAGGAATTCGACTAACTTCCCCAACCGGGGAAATTTTGGAGCAATCTTTCCGTCTATGATTCCAGGCAACTAAAAATGCCGCCGAGTACGAGACACTAATCGCCGGGCTTAGGCTCACCAACGGGATGCAAATCAAGCGGATTCGAGCTTTCTACGATTCCCAACTTGTCGCCAACCAGTTCAGCGGCGAATACAATACAAAAAGCGAACCTATGGCCGCCTACCTCGACGTCGTTAGGATCTTGTCCAAGCGCTTTGACGAGTTCGAGCTCATCAAAATCCCCAGAGGGGATAATGCCCCAGCCGATGCTTTAGTAGCACTCGCCTCAGCGTCAGACCCGGACCTTCGACGAATTATCCCAGTCGAAAGCATCGACACGCCGAGTGATAACTCtcctttttatatgtttttagcatccttttttgtccatattttgcattgttcatacctctaacttagcatttttaggccattaactgtaggaattcacttttagagcatttagggtgttgcatttctgcatttgcatattttggatgaaaacaggtgctaaagagccaaaaatgggggaaaactaggaaaactcgagcatgtacctgaAGGAGCCATCGAActacaagaacaagtctgaaccccaacacgatcgaagaggatccaagagcatgaagagcaacctgaagatccacccgaggagtaacccgacttcaccctcgtgtaccccatcgagtagaccatcgggcaggtctgggaagctaggcggtttccatatataaaccccctctttccctagaTCGCTAACGAGCAcaccgcagaccctcaaaccagagagcgagagcttctgtgagagaactgagcgactcaaacattttcttttcgttttgcatttttattttgtagttttcttagatttctatcttgtactcctTCTACTctactctttctttttatacaatgtcattttcattcattttgattgctttgttattcgtttctatgtccgagtagtgtagtaaagtttctagggatgggatagatgattttgtgttcttgatcggttaggatgctttagttgattgtaaatgattgatagatttccttctaggttggtgttcttaatgctgtcaacagaccgaaaggttgagattagatctagggcgtttacaaatgctacaggccgaaaggagtagataaaatgcttgatttagccaatgctagaggtttacttaactctgagtaacaaaattagatgagtttaagtctactgacaataaagaatcgttcttaatgcctgcttgttcatattgctagtgcgacagtgtggtaatgtggtcaaggttgattgttgctagtgcgaaagtgtggtgacaaggttttagaggttcattgtctaggaaataattgcttgaggcatgtaaggcatccgtactggtctaggatacttaggattcgattacccccatccttaggaactttcgtatttccATCATTTGCATTTTCTTCACTTACTCGACAAcctacccgatcaggtacatgataacctgcatcgagtaatacctccagctgttcatatctcacttgcatactcgatcacctcactcgatcctgtactcaattgcttgcatcgagtacttaggtcgtgtggtttcttgtttatattcttttcttttgtttattttaggattgttagaaccaaaaccgtatctgcttggcttgacttgtattgtactgatcatatccttcctgctagcaatagacaaccatttcgattgataaccctttgtactacacctgcataggggattgataccctgggtgaaaccTGTCTATCACCGAGCATAGGAGAAACGCACGCCGAGACATGCCTCGCTCTTCACCAACCTAACGGAATTAGAACCACCTATCGAACGGCAACATCGCGCCGACAGTGCGAACCTCCTTCAGAAAGCGACAAGACGGACTGGCGAGTTGAAATCCGCGCATTTCTCGCCGATGGCGACGTGCCAACAGACAAATGGGTCAAACGACAACTGAAGACAAAAGCTGCCCACTATACCTTAATGAAAGACCATTTACTTTGGTGGATCGCGTCAGGAGCCCTCTTGCTGTGTATACATGGAGAAGACACAGAGCGCGTCATGATGGAAACTCACGAAGGAGCCGGAGGTAACCACTCGGGTGGCCGAGCCCTTGCACTACGAATCAAAAATCATGGTCATTACTGGCCAACGATGATATCCGATTGCGAAGAGTTCATCGCCAAATGCGAGAAGTGCCGACCGAACTCTTGCGAGCCGGCATAGCTCCTTATCCTTTCATGCGTTGGGCAATGGACATCATCGGCCCATTACTGACTTCCGGACAAAAACTGTATATACTCGACCTCACCAACTATTTCACCAAGTGGGTCGAAGCCGAGTCTTATGCCAACATCAAAGCCAGGGACGTCCAACTCTTCGTctggaaatatataatttgtcgCCACGGCCTCCCGTACGAAATAATTACTGACAATGGGTCGCAGTTTTATCTCCCTACAATTTGAAAGTTTTTGCGCAAGGTGGCGAATCAAGTTGAGGAAATCAACGCGAGGTACCCACAAGGGAACGGACAAGCTGAGGCAACAATCAAAACTATACTCGACGGCTTGAAGAAAAGGTTGGACGCCAAGAAAGGTGCCTGGGCCGACGAGCTTGACGGAGTGCTCTGGTCCTACCGCACAACCCCGAGGCAAGCAACTAACCAAACTCCGTTCTCCCTAGCTTACGGAATGGAAGCAATGGCACCCGCCCAAGTCGGCAGTACGAGTCTCCGACGAACAATGCTCGTCCAAGACACCGCACTCAAGAATCAGATGCTCCTGGATAGACTCGACGAATTGGAAGAGGAACACTATAAGGCACTTATGCGAATCCATAATTATCAGCTCGCCGCAGCCAAgtactacaacaagaaagtccATAATTGACATTTTGACGAAGGAGATCTTGTCCTCCAAAAGGTCTTCGAAAATACCGCCAAGCAAAACGCTGGAAAAATGGGAGTCAATTGGGAAGGTCCATACCAGGTATCCATGGTCGTCCATCCTGGCGTGTACGAGCATTTGACAATGAGCGGCGAACCGGTGCCAAGGTCTTAGAATTCCATGCATCTAAACCGGTGACAATGAGCGGCGAACCGGTGTCGGCTATGTTCAGCTCGTTCTTTCTAAAATTCGAACAACCATGTAATGTGAACTACGAGCGGCTTGATCCCTCCTGATCAgggggtacgtaggcagtcccGTTTAACGGAACACAGCTGCcagtaatataaattttctttcctCATAAGATTGAGTCGTCGCTATTCGTAAACTATTTAAATCGTTACTCTGGCCCAGTAACGACTCGACGTTCCGACGTACTATTtaaagccgagtcgcaactcgcacaAAAAGGATAAGCCGACCATCACGAGTTGCACCTGGTTATGTGAAAttagccgagtcgcaactcgcacaAAAAGGATAAGCTGACCATCACGAGTCGCACCTGGTTATATGAAGttagccgagtcgcaactcgcacaAAAGGGATAAGCCGACCATCACAAGTCGCACCTGGTTATATGAAGTTAACCGAGTCACAACTCGCATGACAGTCGTAAGCCGATAATCGTGAATTGCACCTAGTAAAACATAGTTGCCACTAATAACATGAACGGATGACGatataaagtaataaaagacgaaactttataaaaacaacGACAATAGTCCAATACGGGAGCCGACCCCACTACGacacaccaaaagaaaaaaaaggggggggagaatacaaacaaaagcaaagctCGACGAACGAGCactacatacaaaaaaaaagagaacaatcATTAAATTCCCAGATCGGCGTTGGACGGTTCGTTGAATTCCAACCCGCTGATCATCGTCTCCCAATAACGGCACGACTCCTTCAAATCCTTCAGTACGTCTAGAGGAACGTCAGCACCTCTAGCAACTATCTCCTCGAGTTACGTGCAGATCTCTTCAGCACGACTACTCTCACAGAAGTAGTGACTCGTGCTCTCCAGCTGAGTAGTATAACGTCGCAGCACGTCGACACGAGCCCGACAAATATCAATCTCCGCATGATCTTCAAACGGCCTTCGACCGATAAACTCAAGGTCGCCTTGCTCAAGGTCAGGTATTACTTCTTCCGCAAATAACGCCTCACGACGGGAGCGCTCATCCAGCAATCGGTCCCACCTCCACTTTGGGACAAAGAGCCCTTCGCCAATCAACATTTGGAGGCACTCTATAGTTCCGTCTACACGGTAGAAATTGAAATAACGCCCAAACGAACGACGAGTGGTGATGAAATAAGCCCTCAGCCGCTGGATACAAGCATGATAGTAGTCAAGTTCCGAACGAATCACCTCGTCGGACCTCACGGCAAGTCGCTCCCGCGCTCTTCGCAACCACGCCAACCTTGTTGTTATTGGCATCAGAGCAATTTCTCCTCCCTACAAGGACGACGAATAAACTCGCCAAGGAAACACAAGAAATGAATTGGACAAAGAGGATTATTTATAGAGCGAAAGACACAATTGTCAAAAAGAAGCAATGACCAATAGGAGACACCTTGGAAATCACAGACATTCAATGAAAAAGCGCAATTAaatgccaaaaagaaaaacgttAAAGGTTCAAAAGGTTGCCGACCCCTAACACGACATGCAAAGTAAAAGTACGAGGGAGCCAACCCCTGACACGACAAACAACATGTTAATACGGGGGGACCGACCCCAAAACACGGCAGAAACGACAAAGATTGAAACAGAGACTAAGAAATTAGACCAGTAACTGGAGACCCGCGGCCAGGGGTCGGAGGATGTCCATCAGCAGGACGATCGACGATCCGCTCCTCGGCTCCATCAGCAGGATGGTCGTCGATCTGTCCTTCGACTCCATCAGCTTCGATTTATCCACTTTCAGACCTATCATCCTCTACCTCATCGTCGTGGCCCTCAGTATCCCCTCTTACAGGAGAAGCAACCCAAGTCGGGATCGGGGGAAGAGGCTCAGCAAAGAGCGTAGTAACGTCGAAGTCAGCATCGGTAATATCCGGAAGGTCAATACCTTCAACCTCGTCCTTAACTGAGACATCACAGCGACAATCCTCTCTTTGACCCCCTCTGCGACTAAAGAGATTTGACCCTCGGCGATGAGCGTCTCGAGCATCTGGACGTTTCCAACAGCTTGGTTGTACTCAAGGAATTTCTCCCTGGACGCCTCGGCCGCGTCAGCATACTCCTTGAGTTTGGCCAAAAGCTTTTGTACACGAACGGTTATCTTATGATAGGCGTTGATCCTCTAAAAAAACCCGAAATCCTCGCGCCGATCTCTGAGCCTCTTCGTCTCCGAGTTAAGAGTAAGCTGCAGCCTGTTACAAGAAGCGTCCAATACCTCGAGTTTCGTCAAGAGACCATCCCTCTCCGAGACCAATCTGCGCCGATGGTTTTCAAGCTTCGAAACCTTGTCACTCAGCCTCGGATTAGATCAAACCGCTTCCCCCAGCTGGGCCTCAAGACGTTCAATCCTCTCAAAAAAAGTTGATACTCCCGAACGATTGTCCTCCAGATCCCGAACACGACGATCATACCGTGAGGCCAAGCGATTAGTTCGAGCAAtaagctgtaaaaaaaaaaagagagacaagagAACTTAGTATGGGATCGGTAAAACAGACAAACCTCAAAGGCGGCTTGGGCAACGTCAGTAACCACAAAAGCTCGGCGCAAGATTGAGAATCATCCGGGAAAGGACGAGATCaagaagaatgagagaagtTCCAGCTGTAGTCAGACGTCTAGGGTTTCTTTGAGGGATCCGGTCGCTCTTGGTCTGTGCCCTCCTTCCTCTTCTGAGAATTTTTAGTAACCGTGGTATTACGACCCGAAGTCTCGTCCACTTTCCTCCTCGGGAGTGTCTCGGCAGGTCCGATGTGGAGATTCGGAGGAAGGGGATTTGAAGGTTGTCTCAACGGAGCGTCGACCGACCGATGAGACTGAGTAAGAACCTTTTGGGATGACCCAGCGCCGGAAGGATTGGCAGCAAGACGAGAGTCCGATCGAGGAGTCAAACAAGGCAAAGATGAGGATCCTGAAGCCCGGCGATAGCGGGCAGACGCATCAGGGACGTTCATATTCAGTTTGCCCATTGTTCCGGCTAATAGTAGACAAAAACAGCGTTAGGTCGAAGCATGAAATGGAAAGTTGATTAAAAGTACATAAAGTTACCTTTCTTCTTCGACGGAGCTAGTGCTTTTCTCGGACAACCTCTCTCTGACTCAGTACCCGGCCAGACGTAAGGGCAGAAGAGCTTAATCGCTTCAATCTAAGCTTGAAAAGAAGGGGGGTATGGAAGTAGGCACCTTGGAACGacgactacaaaaaaaaaaataataaaaaggttaAGTGAAACCAAAGGCCAGCAAAGgacaaaaataattaagcaAGAACGGTCGGCTACCGGGTGAagggttccacccagaaaaccaaGGAATAGATGGATCCTCAAGAACCCCCGGAAAAACTTCTAAAAAGAAATATGAGCCTTTCCAGTTATACGTTTTTCCTTTAGCACCTTCGACGAGCGTTGTATTCTTTGCTGAGGCCAAGTAATAAAGCCCAGGGGATTTAGTCCGATTTGACGGGTTCAGACTCGTCAGCTCCTCCAGGTGGTCACAAGTAAGCTTGACTCCCATAGCCTCGGCCATGATTGAGAGGCCCATGGCATTTCGAAAAGTTGCTGGGGCAAACTGTGAAATGGCCGCCTTACGTCGAGCAAAGTACGTCATcaagaaggaaggaagaggGAAAGAAAGCCCACATTCGGTAAAGTATTTCTTCGAGAGACATATGAAACCAGGAGGAGCATCCCAGGGACGTTGAGCCGGAGATGGGATCAAAATATTCAGCGTGACGCTTAGCTTCCCAATACGAACCGCTTCAACCGCCGAGTCAATTTTCAGCGTTGATCGGCGCATATGGAAGAAGATATTTTCGATCGGCGGAGGGAAATCATCTATCTCAGGGAAAGACTTGTCGTCGGTTAATGGCTCGTCAACCAGGGAAGGGATCCTGCAGGGAAGGCCCGACGAGCTTGAAACGGCCCCCTCAGAAAAAGGCGATGTTAGATCGTTGCGAATTGAACCGAGTCAGAACCCGCCGACGACGAATCAGAAGAAACCCGAGAGTGTGCCTTACGGCGAGCAGGCTTGGCCAAACCGTTGGACTCAGAAGAAGTGTCTCGTCGAAGGTGACTGGCGGCGGAAGGATCAGAAGATATGGATTGGGGGGAATTCATAACGAAAAGTGCGAAACACTAACAAGCAGACGAAAAAAAAACGACGAGATAGTGAGAAGGAAGAATACCTGAACGATGAAAGCACCAAAACTCGATAAGATGAAATAAGAGAAGTAGAGGGGTGgtatttatagaaaaagaaaaaggaagattCTAGAAACGCAATCATTACAACACGCGTTCGGCGACGGTACAACTTCCGGATTTCACGCGCGTCAAGCACCATGCACGATGATTCGACCCCAAGTATCAAAAGTCGAGTAATCTCACGCGCGACCGTTCGCTTCCACTAGTCTTGTCTAAAGGTCATCATCAcaacaatcaaaagaaaaagacccAGGTTCGATCAAGCCTTCGTGCCGAGCCGCTTTGAAAAAGATGAATCCTCCTAAAACACTGCAAACAGTTCTTCGTCTAAAGGCTACGAACTGGGGATGAAGGGGGGGGACTACTGTTAGGGGTAGATCCTCACCTCAATAAGAAGCCTGGCCcaagaaaaacccaaaataagTCTCCTAAGGAggggtattttggtctttttggaGAACGAACCGGCACAGTTCCCTATAAAAATGAGCGTACGGCATCCAAGTCAGGGGATcacaaaaaggaagaagaatacGGATAGCAAGTACAAAGCCACACTCGTCCATAACTAGAATCGACGAGCCCGCAGCTCGTCTATTGTATTCGTCCATTGTTTATAACTCGTCTAAGTCGTGTTGTAACCCGTCTTATTGTGTCCCGGCACCGATTAAtagaagagaacttcgacctCCTTTTTACCGAACTAAAcattctaattgtgaccgatcTGGACATCAACAAAAACGTGACAGTAAGTAACCATAATTGGAAAAGTCTATTCCACCGATCTCCAAGATAGCCTTCACCCACTTCACTCAAAATCTCCACATGAAAACTAGAGTTACGGACGTCAAACATTTTTGGCCCTAGGACATCATAAGTTAGACGTGGAACATAAGTCATAAGTGTGATCTTTTAACAAACGCACTTCATATGTTTTATCTCGTCTTTCAGAGAGATTTCTACTTTTGTATACCTCGTCTTAGACTCTGGATATGTCTCCCGAGTATGTTTCCTTCTCAAAGAGAGACCACAACGTCAACCTTGTGCGTGTGCGTTATTAACAAGAATTGTGACCAATCGATCAAGTTCATATGTCCTCCTCTTTGTGAAGAAACAAAGTATCTGTAAGAGTTACAAGCTGTCGCGGAATGGACCTGAAAGACTTCAGACAAAGCGGAAAACTGTCAAGTGGTTTATGCCAGCACAACACATTGGAGACAGTGCAGCACATCGAGGGTGGAGATAGGAGCATGGGCGAAAAATGTATCAGGCTAAAAGGTGTTTGTTGGAAGCTACAAGCAAGTGATTTGTTAAAGTCAACATAATGATGAGGTTTCTCCTATGACCCATTGGATAAAGAGAGGGTTCTTGAAGGACATGAAGCATAGGAGGATTTGCTGGATAAAGAAGAGTATGGTGAAGATTGTTGCAATCTATAAAATAGAAGCAAACACATCTTTGTTCGATCAACACTTTTGTAAAGAGAAAAGTGTGAGTTTAGATTTAAGCaagagaaaatatattgttttaaggGTTTCATCGGTGAGTGAAAGAGTGAGTATAGTTGTTGCTGTGCAAGTATGATTGGGTAGATTAGGATTGATTTAGTGGCAAACCAGTTGTTGTGGTGTTGCATAACTGATCAAACAAGCTTgtaaaataattgtttaaaaaattcttaataaagCTCAGTTTACTGATTTTCTGGTGTTCTTGTATTAGTATTCAAGGTTATAGTTATTTCACTTTGACCATCCATTCAATTAGATTTATGGATCACAAGTCACacacaacaaacacacactttatctttttttttttttttttttttttttNNNNNNNNNNNNNNNNNNNNNNNNNNNNNNNNNNNNNNNNNNNNNNNNNNNNNNNNNNNNNNNNNNNNNNNNNNNNNNNNNNNNNNNNNNNNNNNNNNNNNNNNNNNNNNNNNNNNNNNNNNNNNNNNNNNNNNNNNNNNNNNNNNNNNNNNNNNNNtttttttttttttttttttttttttcaaacacacacactttatcatatccaaaaaaaactaacaacagATGAAAAGTCGAAAATGTACATGCTATGATAAAAACACACGAGGGTAATTTCGACATTTGATTGGATAAATTAACACCCGCCActaaaaaaaaccacaaaaaatcTCTCACAGTTCAAAACGatttcgagaaaaaaaaaaaaatcaaagcaaaaaaaaaaaatggctttgAAACTAACTTCTCCGCCTTCAGTTTTCTCACAATCAAGGAGATTATCGTCTCCGTGGATTCCAGTAAGATCAAAATCAACACCAAGAGCATCTTCACTCCCCGGATTCCGATTGAGAACCGGAGTTTATTCAAGCAAACCGGTGCTCCCGTCGTCGTCTACGAAAGTGAGTGTGGCGGCGGAGAGTCCTCCGGCGACAATAACGGCGGATGATTGGGGTAAAGTATCGGCGGTTTTGTTTGATATGGACGGCGTTCTTTGTAACAGTGAGGAGCTTTCTAGACGTGCCGCCGTTGATGTTTTTGCTGAGATGGGAGTTGAAGTCACTGAGGATGATTTCATTCCTTTTACGGGAAAAGGtaaaagctttttatttttaaggatTCGGCAAATCAATTTGTGATTTTGATGttaatgtgtgtgttttgattgatttctttGGTTTGGGGGATTCGCAGGTGAAGCCAAGTTTTTAGGAGGTGTTGCTTCTATCAAAGGTGTACAAGGATTTGATACGGATGCATTGAAAAAGAGGTTCTTTGAGATATATCTCGATAAGGTGATCTTTTGTGCTTCTTGATTAGGGATGGATAAGAAACTTGTTGATGTTCTTGAAAGATAATGTAATGTCTTGTTCTCTACCGATTATAGTATGCGACGCCAGAATCAGGGATTGGGTTTCCTGGAGCACTCGAGCTTGTTACTGAGGTGAGGAAAAACTGATGTTGTAGAACAATGATGGTTTTGAGCTGTTGGTGATTATGATTTGGTGTTGAAACTTTTGAAACAGTGTAAGAATAGAGGCCTTAAAGTTGCTGTTGCATCTAGCGCTGACCGTATCAAAGTTGATGCGAACCTGAAAGCTGCTGGTTTGTCTTTGACCATGTAAGACTACAGCAATCTAACATCTCTTTAGTATCCATTTCATATTGCAGTGTGGTATCTGTCACAAATTTGACTGTAATAGACCATTCTATATgttattgagtttttgtttattattctgCTGTGTAATCTCTTTTAATATGTCATTGGAGATGTTTCTGCGCCTTGAGGTTCCATGTCTAAATACATGTCAGTGATGTTAACTTTCAGGTTTGATGCCATTGTTTCAGCAGACGCCTTTGAGAATTTGAAACCATCTCCAGATATTTTCTTGGCTGCTGCAAAGATCTTGGGTGCGCCAACAAGTGAGGTAATAgtcaacactttttgtaatatcataTCGTGATGAGGAAAAATCTTCACACACCTACACCTTTtttgaaatcatatataaagaCCAAAAATATTTGTAGTCACTTGGAAGTTTCATGGAATAGATGAACAAAGCGTGCCTTAGGGAAGAGAACTCTCTATTTCAAAGTATTTGTTATTGTGCCAACGAAATGACTAGTTGTATATTTgcgaattcctgaaggtgtatGAGTTTACTTCGTCTCCTAGACTTACAGATCTTATTTACTTGTTTTTCAGTAGAGCTAGTTTCTTTTGTACAATTTTGTAGTGTGTTGTTATTGAAGATGCGCTTGCTGGAGTCCAAGCTGCCCAAGCTGCCAACATGAGGTATGTCAAATTTTgctattctttctttattttgaataCAGACAATTTAATTTGATACATTATTAGTAACTTCAAGATGCCAGGACAAAGTCTGTAGATTTTCTAGATTAGTGCTTTATGTCAATACCATCCGTTTGCGttattcatattgttttattttaactatttaGCAAAACATCACTTGTGGAGTTCAAAATGCTTTGAATAAATCTAGAGTAATGTAGAACTAAGAAGTTCTAGCTTCGTCATTGGTAAATCCATCTACTTGCTTTATTAGCTCTGGAGTAAGATAGTTTTTATTCATCCTAAATTTGCAGATGTATAGCTGTAAAAACTTCTTTATCTGAAGCAAGTCTTAAAGACGCTGGTCCGTCAATGATCCGCGACAATATTGGAAACATTTCAATCAATGACATTCTCACTGGTGGCTCAGATTCTACCAGTATGTAGTCTCAAAGAAATTCGATGGAAAATATCGTTCTTTCCATTTGTATTTATCTCTTGTTTAATCCTTTTGATTAACTTTTGAATAAAGGGGCTTTCTTTGTAATGAGATTACCCACTTACAACATTCTTCTCTACTGTAGAGTTATAATTCGGCAAATTCATGAATTTTTCTTCATCTAGTTCATAGTGGCTTATACAGTTTcaaccttttctttttacatGCTTGAGTACTTACGCAGGAAATTCCACAGCATTACTT
This genomic window contains:
- the LOC104789482 gene encoding uncharacterized protein LOC104789482, with amino-acid sequence MPFGLKNAGATYQRLVNKMFAEQLGRTMEVYIDDMLVKSQRASDHITHLRQCFDTLNKYGMKLNPAKCTFVVKSGEFLGYLVTRRGIEANPKQIKATIDLPLPRNAREVANQVEEINARYPQGNGQAEATIKTILDGLKKRLDAKKGAWADELDGVLWSYRTTPRQATNQTPFSLAYGMEAMAPAQVGSTSLRRTMLVQDTALKNQMLLDRLDELEEEHYKALMRIHNYQLAAAKYYNKKVHN